Proteins found in one Hemibagrus wyckioides isolate EC202008001 linkage group LG23, SWU_Hwy_1.0, whole genome shotgun sequence genomic segment:
- the gramd1a gene encoding protein Aster-A isoform X2, whose product MLMCSCDKVDFNPITQRRVYEAEQDHGLGAPSSNGSTASNSPRSTPGSSPSLRRRVLGGRASEGEGQNERTGGGGVDSSSLPTASSSSSLLPTPSSSTSSYPISSRHFTRNAKKMQSWYNVLSPTYKQRNEEFRKLFKKLPETERLIVDYSCALQKDILLQGRLYLSENWICFYSNIFRWETTITILLKEVTNLSKEKTAKLIPNAIQINTEQEKHFFTSFGARDRSFMMIFRLWQNALMDKTLSPKELWHIVHQCYGTELGLTSEDDDYVSPTGEHVNGLLPGDDSSSDVMDPSSASAAPGSSPPSSSSSSIPQPTEVQPPKQSAEPEPTPNTHSTTHSTPPASTTAANNLEEGGQDGQTEQTNQVAPVAHVSSLEMTNDEDLPTDPSNSSDTQEESEVESFCGDLRGRLHINTVVRMSVDKLYELLFSDTHFLQHLFTQRSFTDLSVQEWQKDSSSGISTRVLSYTIAINNPLGPKTAPVVETQTLHKSSSRGVCYVVDSEVITSGIPYQDYFYTVHRYCLTSVSTQKSRLRVSSDICYRKQPWSLVKALIEKNTWSGIEEYYRHMEVEVCKLETLLQSKVSVVCVGESETVKAPPTLRRRKLTGLKRAEGAVPGGGVTEQGGVAQRERRDTGAQYLKVGERWRGSANNNSITLLLIISFILVVLVALNMMLFYKLWALERAAHTLETWQSYSLSDSPLPQSSSEWMKVLQLQRQFHQAQLNKWQQILHSSVTLLDQMKQSLENLHRGIIRSEEQEAVAPPPSEHPTSHTTDTLTEQ is encoded by the exons tACGGCCAGTAACTCTCCCCGCAGCACTCCGGGCAGTTCTCCGTCTCTACGGCGACGGGTGCTGGGTGGGCGCGCTAGCGAAGGCGAGGGGCAGAATGAGCGCACCGGAGGGGGCGGAGTTGACAGCTCTTCACTGCCCACAGCCTCGTCCTCTTCCTcattactccctacaccctcCTCATCTACCTCCAGCTACCCAATCAGCTCGCGGCACTTCACCCGCAATGCCAAG AAAATGCAAAGCTGGTACAAT gTTCTCAGCCCCACCTATAAACAGAGGAACGAAGAGTTCCGAAAACTCTTTAAGAAACTTCCAGAAACAGAGCGGCTGattgtag attacTCGTGTGCTTTGCAGAAGGACATCCTGCTGCAGGGACGTCTCTATCTGTCTGAGAACTGGATCTGCTTTTACAGCAACATCTTTCGCTGGGAGACCACg atCACCATCCTGCTGAAGGAAGTGACGAATCTGTCAAAAGAGAAAACAGCTAAACTCATTCCAAACGCCATCCAGATCAACACAGAGCAGgagaag caCTTCTTCACCTCTTTCGGAGCGAGGGATCGCAGCTTCATGATGATCTTCAGATTGTGGCAGAATGCACTAATGGacaaa acactGTCTCCTAAAGAGCTTTGGCACATCGTACACCAGTGTTATGGCACAGAGCTTGGGCTGACGAGCGAGGATGATGATTACGTCTCTCCCACCGGCGAGCATGTCAACGGCCTGCT GCCAGGTGATGACTCCTCCTCTGATGTGATGGATCCCTCCTCAGCTTCGGCAGCTCCTGGATCTTCTCCTCCATCCTCGTCTTCCTCTTCCATTCCACAGCCAACAGAGGTTCAACCACCCAAACAGAGCGCAGAGCCGGAGCCAACCCCTaatacacactccaccacacactccactccccCCGCGTCCACCACTGCTGCTAAC AATTTGGAGGAAGGTGGGCAGGACGGTCAGACTGAACAAACCAATCAGGTGGCACCAGTGGCTCACGTGTCATCGCTGGAGATGACCAACGATGAGGACCTCCCCACTGACCCGAGCAACTCGTCTGACACGCAGGAAGAGA gtgAGGTGGAGTCGTTCTGTGGTGACCTGCGAGGCCGGCTCCACATTAACACTGTAGTGAGGATGAGTGTGGACAAGCTGTATGAGCTGCtcttctctgacacacacttcctgcagcACCTCTTCACCCAGCGCAGCTTCACCG ATCTGTCAGTACAGGAGTGGCAGAAAGACAGCAGCAGTGGGATCAGCACTCGAGTTTTAAGTTACACCATCGCCATTAACAACCCCCTCGGCCCTAAAACAGCCCCTGTGGTGGaaacacag ACTCTCCATAAGAGCAGTTCTCGAGGTGTGTGTTATGTGGTGGACTCGGAGGTGATCACGTCAGGAATCCCGTACCAGGATTACTTCTACACCGTACACAGATACTGTCTCACCTCCGTCAGCACTCAGAAGAGCCGCctcag ggtctcATCAGATATCTGCTACAGGAAGCAACCATGGAGTTTGGTGAAGGCTCTGATAGAGAAAAATACCTGGAGTGGAATAGAAGAGTATtacagacacatgg aggtggaggtgtgtaagTTGGAGACTCTGCTCCAGTCCAAGGTgtcggtggtgtgtgtgggagaaTCAGAAACAGTTAAAGCTCCTCCTACACTGCGCAGGCGGAAACTCACCGGCTTAAAACGGGCGGAGGGGGCGGTACCTGGGGGCGGAGTTACCGAGCAAGGGGGTGTTGCTCAAAGGGAGCGCAGAGACACAG GTGCACAGTACCTGAAGGTGGGTGAGAGGTGGCGAGGTTCagcaaacaacaacagcatcacCCTCCTGCTCATCATCAGcttcat tctggTGGTTTTGGTAGCTCTGAACATGATGCTGTTCTATAAGCTGTGGGCTCTGGAGCGAGCTGCTCACACACTTGAGACGTGGCAGTCATACTCACTGTCAGAcag tcctcTCCCCCAGTCATCCTCGGAGTGGATGAAGGTTCTGCAGTTACAGCGTCAGTTCCATCAGGCACAACTGAACAAGTGGCAGCAGATCCTGCACTCATCAGTCACACTGCTcgaccag atgaaACAGTCTCTGGAAAATCTACACAGAGGAATAATCAGATCTGAGGAACAGGAAGCTGTtgctcctcctccatctgaacatccaacatcacacacaacagacacactgactgagcagtga
- the gramd1a gene encoding protein Aster-A isoform X3, whose protein sequence is MFDTASNSPRSTPGSSPSLRRRVLGGRASEGEGQNERTGGGGVDSSSLPTASSSSSLLPTPSSSTSSYPISSRHFTRNAKKMQSWYNVLSPTYKQRNEEFRKLFKKLPETERLIVDYSCALQKDILLQGRLYLSENWICFYSNIFRWETTITILLKEVTNLSKEKTAKLIPNAIQINTEQEKHFFTSFGARDRSFMMIFRLWQNALMDKTLSPKELWHIVHQCYGTELGLTSEDDDYVSPTGEHVNGLLPGDDSSSDVMDPSSASAAPGSSPPSSSSSSIPQPTEVQPPKQSAEPEPTPNTHSTTHSTPPASTTAANNLEEGGQDGQTEQTNQVAPVAHVSSLEMTNDEDLPTDPSNSSDTQEESEVESFCGDLRGRLHINTVVRMSVDKLYELLFSDTHFLQHLFTQRSFTDLSVQEWQKDSSSGISTRVLSYTIAINNPLGPKTAPVVETQTLHKSSSRGVCYVVDSEVITSGIPYQDYFYTVHRYCLTSVSTQKSRLRVSSDICYRKQPWSLVKALIEKNTWSGIEEYYRHMEVEVCKLETLLQSKVSVVCVGESETVKAPPTLRRRKLTGLKRAEGAVPGGGVTEQGGVAQRERRDTGAQYLKVGERWRGSANNNSITLLLIISFILVVLVALNMMLFYKLWALERAAHTLETWQSYSLSDSPLPQSSSEWMKVLQLQRQFHQAQLNKWQQILHSSVTLLDQMKQSLENLHRGIIRSEEQEAVAPPPSEHPTSHTTDTLTEQ, encoded by the exons tACGGCCAGTAACTCTCCCCGCAGCACTCCGGGCAGTTCTCCGTCTCTACGGCGACGGGTGCTGGGTGGGCGCGCTAGCGAAGGCGAGGGGCAGAATGAGCGCACCGGAGGGGGCGGAGTTGACAGCTCTTCACTGCCCACAGCCTCGTCCTCTTCCTcattactccctacaccctcCTCATCTACCTCCAGCTACCCAATCAGCTCGCGGCACTTCACCCGCAATGCCAAG AAAATGCAAAGCTGGTACAAT gTTCTCAGCCCCACCTATAAACAGAGGAACGAAGAGTTCCGAAAACTCTTTAAGAAACTTCCAGAAACAGAGCGGCTGattgtag attacTCGTGTGCTTTGCAGAAGGACATCCTGCTGCAGGGACGTCTCTATCTGTCTGAGAACTGGATCTGCTTTTACAGCAACATCTTTCGCTGGGAGACCACg atCACCATCCTGCTGAAGGAAGTGACGAATCTGTCAAAAGAGAAAACAGCTAAACTCATTCCAAACGCCATCCAGATCAACACAGAGCAGgagaag caCTTCTTCACCTCTTTCGGAGCGAGGGATCGCAGCTTCATGATGATCTTCAGATTGTGGCAGAATGCACTAATGGacaaa acactGTCTCCTAAAGAGCTTTGGCACATCGTACACCAGTGTTATGGCACAGAGCTTGGGCTGACGAGCGAGGATGATGATTACGTCTCTCCCACCGGCGAGCATGTCAACGGCCTGCT GCCAGGTGATGACTCCTCCTCTGATGTGATGGATCCCTCCTCAGCTTCGGCAGCTCCTGGATCTTCTCCTCCATCCTCGTCTTCCTCTTCCATTCCACAGCCAACAGAGGTTCAACCACCCAAACAGAGCGCAGAGCCGGAGCCAACCCCTaatacacactccaccacacactccactccccCCGCGTCCACCACTGCTGCTAAC AATTTGGAGGAAGGTGGGCAGGACGGTCAGACTGAACAAACCAATCAGGTGGCACCAGTGGCTCACGTGTCATCGCTGGAGATGACCAACGATGAGGACCTCCCCACTGACCCGAGCAACTCGTCTGACACGCAGGAAGAGA gtgAGGTGGAGTCGTTCTGTGGTGACCTGCGAGGCCGGCTCCACATTAACACTGTAGTGAGGATGAGTGTGGACAAGCTGTATGAGCTGCtcttctctgacacacacttcctgcagcACCTCTTCACCCAGCGCAGCTTCACCG ATCTGTCAGTACAGGAGTGGCAGAAAGACAGCAGCAGTGGGATCAGCACTCGAGTTTTAAGTTACACCATCGCCATTAACAACCCCCTCGGCCCTAAAACAGCCCCTGTGGTGGaaacacag ACTCTCCATAAGAGCAGTTCTCGAGGTGTGTGTTATGTGGTGGACTCGGAGGTGATCACGTCAGGAATCCCGTACCAGGATTACTTCTACACCGTACACAGATACTGTCTCACCTCCGTCAGCACTCAGAAGAGCCGCctcag ggtctcATCAGATATCTGCTACAGGAAGCAACCATGGAGTTTGGTGAAGGCTCTGATAGAGAAAAATACCTGGAGTGGAATAGAAGAGTATtacagacacatgg aggtggaggtgtgtaagTTGGAGACTCTGCTCCAGTCCAAGGTgtcggtggtgtgtgtgggagaaTCAGAAACAGTTAAAGCTCCTCCTACACTGCGCAGGCGGAAACTCACCGGCTTAAAACGGGCGGAGGGGGCGGTACCTGGGGGCGGAGTTACCGAGCAAGGGGGTGTTGCTCAAAGGGAGCGCAGAGACACAG GTGCACAGTACCTGAAGGTGGGTGAGAGGTGGCGAGGTTCagcaaacaacaacagcatcacCCTCCTGCTCATCATCAGcttcat tctggTGGTTTTGGTAGCTCTGAACATGATGCTGTTCTATAAGCTGTGGGCTCTGGAGCGAGCTGCTCACACACTTGAGACGTGGCAGTCATACTCACTGTCAGAcag tcctcTCCCCCAGTCATCCTCGGAGTGGATGAAGGTTCTGCAGTTACAGCGTCAGTTCCATCAGGCACAACTGAACAAGTGGCAGCAGATCCTGCACTCATCAGTCACACTGCTcgaccag atgaaACAGTCTCTGGAAAATCTACACAGAGGAATAATCAGATCTGAGGAACAGGAAGCTGTtgctcctcctccatctgaacatccaacatcacacacaacagacacactgactgagcagtga